The genome window tcattatgcgatataatttgttgtaacccattactaaccaattaatattattaagtacTTGTTTGGTTAAGCAaagaaattgttggtccaacaaaaatcatttacgcgtgtagcatacatcattgtcataattgacaacacataatgacatgcatgctATTAAAGTTTGAGCGCGACAACACATTgactgacttgactacacattctgAAGGAAACATAAACAAGAAACATGTTCacgcgtgtctatttttttgtaaacaaagtgaAGCAATCACTCGGtcacaaccatctatatatatagcaGACACGGCTAATAAATCACGCATTATCATGCTTTCACATAGTCTCCCAATTGATACACAAAGTATCGcatttttaggagaaactagcagtcagacgattgtcaactcaaggttggctttcatttttccaaatggatcaattattcacaatgatgctggcgtttacttccaaacttcaactccggtgcccattcgagtaccaaacaactgtgattttgcaagcctaaaaaccagaatacacaatacccttcagctatccgacaaacaatttttggatgaaattcactaccggaagctattcaccgatacaggtaaccaaattcgTTTTCAGTGtatgaaattgataaatgatgacgatgtcaacacaatgttaatgagtaatgatcaattttcttgtgttggtccgattgagttattatgcactgttggaagaacaccagatggaataataaacttacttcAACGCACTAGGCCCCGTACTCATGACGCGATCCTGTATTACAACGAGaaatggaacatgccaccgtagaacaaatttgttggatgcgcgttcacaagaaaaaatcctaagaaatttcaaattccttcaacatgtaccatcgatgaactgaagaatttaataaaacaagttgcacctaaagggattccccctcttggaattcacgaatcacaaacggtaagacgattgtttttctGCCAACCAGCTCGctttgagtattcagatacgcttataaaatatgaaataaatgagctgaGGACCAACGAAGAACTGCTGAAGGTGTCAGTACAATCTAACTattggaaaaaatatggaccaatagaaattttagttgtttttactaaatatgttgTGAAAATCGAAGACGAGGTGACTCGCTAAACAACTGAAtgcaatgtttattttttgctttttcgtTGATGTAACCTTTATTTATTATGGCGTGTTTAAATCAcataataaagttgaatgtgttgtttcaatggttcaaagataatttattttaattgttagaaGGGTcggattcctatttttttggattttctggctttgtttttaggtgttatttgacGAAACTGGGGAacgggaataattttttttgggttctttgacgtccaaacatgagaaatagcggCCCTCCATTGTCTTACGGCACTCGCACACCCACGGaaaaaaaaaccccaaacatgggtacttgaacatgaaaaagggtccctttcctatttttttggattttctagCTTTGTCttttaggtgttatttgacggaaccggggaacgggaataatttttttgggttctttgacgtccaaacatgaaaAATAGCGGCCCTCCATTGTCTTACGACACTCGCACACCCACGGAAAAAacccccaaacatgggtacttgaacatgaaaaagggtccctttcctatttttttggattttctggctttgcttttaggtgttatttgacggaaccggggaatgggaataatttttttggattctttgaagtccaaacatgagaaatagcggCCCTCCATTGTCTTACGGCACTCACACACCCACGGAAAAaaaccccaaacatgggtacttgaacatgaaaaagggtcccattcctatttttttggattttctggctttgattttaggtgttatttgacggaactggggaacgggaataatttttttgggttctttgacgtccaaaaaTGAGAAATAGCGGCCCTCCATTGTCTTACGACACTCGCACACCCAGGGAAAAaaaccccaaacatgggtacttgaacatgaaaaagggtatctttcctatttttttggattttctggctttgcttttaggtgttatttgatggaaccggggaacgggaataatttttttggattctttgacgtccaaacatgagaaatagcggCCCTCCATTGTCTTACGGCACTCGCACACCCACAGAAAAaaaccccaaacatgggtacttgaacatgaaaaagggtctcattcctatttttttggattttctggctttgattttaggtgttatttgacggaactggggaacgggaataatttttttgggttctttgacgtccaaaaaTGAGAAATAGCGGCCCTCCATTGTCTTACGACACTCGCACACCCAGGGAAAAAacccccaaacatgggtacttgaacatgaaaaagggtctctttcctatttttttggattttctggctttgcttttaggtgttatttgacggaaccggggaacgggaataatttttttggattctttgacgtccaaacatgagaaataacGGCCCTCCATTGTCTTACGGCACTGTCACACCCACAGAAAAaaaccccaaacatgggtacttgaacatgaaaaagggtctcattcctatttttttggattttctggctttgattttaggtgttatttgacggaactggggaacgggaataatttttttgggttctttgacgtccaaacatgagaaatagcggCCCTCCATTGTCTTACGGCACTCGCACTCCCACGGAAAAAatccccaaacatgggtacttgaacatgaaaaaaggtctctttcctatttttttggattttctggctttgtttttaggtgttatttgacggaaccggggaacaggaataatttttttgggttctttgacgtccaaacatgagaaatagcggCCCTCCATTGTCTTACGGCACTCGCGCTCCCACGGAAAAAAACCCCAAAAATGGGTACttaaacatgaatttttttttttaaagtgatcTTTGTAGTATCTTATATGGCGATTTCAttgtcatgtattttttttctgattattttgtttttgatacgagcttattattttttatataagaaaaatttatatattaatagtgtAAATTATGATcgaatcataatttattatatatgataattactttaaaaatcttACTAACacataattatgaattatgaatgaattgaccattgaattttttttattatcaaaacttatagcttttttttataaaaaaaaaaatagactgcATCTATGTATGGTGGtggcatgtaaaaaaaaataatattagtaattaCATTTGGATTTCCTGCCtcttttataaaaacatttatttttaatgtaattcttacgaacaaaactcatgattttaggttcactttttttaaaaataaatttaaaatactccaaaacttcgcttaaggaccacGATCACAATCAGAATCGATACGTCagttaatatcataaaataataaactgtgcaaaacaagtcaactatattaaacaaaaaactgtaataattacaaaaattcatgtcaactacaagacaaaaaataaatacaataatcaatgctccgtgcggcgtctctgacgagccctgacACTTCCATCAGCATTGGCTCCCCCTCTGGCGATCGTCAGGTAGTCCTGCATAATCTTATATAactctgtgcctgcagtgaccatcctaaggttgagcatacgctccaacctctgtgcaatcgcctcaCATCCGTCGTAATCATCATGTGACaatcattaaaaacatttattataaaatttaaaataaataacaactcatcaaacattaaACGCGCAGAAAATCTTACCACATgtggaggggggtcaaatgccactggaacctATGGGCTGGGCGGCTGTATGTACTCCTCAGGGTCTGCAGCTGGTGCATCTCTCGGCTGGTCACCTGCCTGGGTCGGTATCATGAATgggtgagatatgcggaaaaagcactccatgtaatccgcagatacctgcccaggcactagACAAAGCTCACCCGCAGGTAGTACGTGCTCCGCAAAATGCATCCGTCTGTCATCTATATCATCGTGTGACAATCAAGCACTAACATGcggcggagggatgctctggatgtaaccAAACTGCcgtaccaccctctccggtcgagTTGTGACCACCATAGGACCCCATCTCAGCTGACCCTGGAATGATGAAATCAGCTCAAAGGCCCTAACCCCCCGATGCTCAGTGTACGGCAACCAGGACACATTTGTGACGGTCAAAGcatcacaacgtgccctgtaAGGTGCTCTTGTGATTcccttcatgtgcgccttcgacatcaaccaccgggaagcacgtggggacgtctcctggtatgtaTCATCTGTCACGCACTGGTGCACACTAGGGAAGTTCTCATAGATCCAACACTACATAAAAaatgaggttaacataacataaaaacatgtttaaatcataatcgaacgtaacatattaaaaaacacaaaatttacctgtaaTAGAGTCAGGTACCCCGCAAGCTGTCGTGTGGTGGTCCTCGAAAcctcatctaactggtcatacatatgaaccagcgcggcaACTCCCCAAGCATAACCACCACTCTAACCGATGTCACGAAAGCGTCTAGGTGAaccacatgcacgtatgttgcactcttattagcaaaaagagtgcaaccgaccAGGTGCAGCAGATAAGCACGAGCTACTACAATCCACCGCCGGGCCTGACATCTCATCTCATAAATGTCTCGAACCCATCCTAGTCGTACATATGCCCCACGTGTCAGTGTTGTCTCGGCTCTAGCCTCCTCGGCAGACACCTCAAGCTACTCTGTCAGCAAAAATCTCgcctcctccgtagaaagagcATGAAAACTGTGCAACGCGCCAGTGATAGGCAAATGAAGGAGtgacgacacatcatccaatgtgatcgtcaaCTCTCCTAccggaaggtggaaggtgctggTCTCgttgtgccacctctccacaaatgcggatattagtccaggatcgccagtaaGAACTGAACAATCAatcagtggacttaatcctgtggcactAACCAGTCCTTCAATCTCAagcactggcctcccaatcaatgtcaccttcctcccatgtgacaccaacttcaaatcaggacgttcctgatttgaagtacaaattatacaattattgaaaaaaattaatgacaaacaaatcaacaatgataaataattaacaaattaaaatacctgtccactccaaACAGCGTGTGCAACATGGTCCGCAAATGATGTCAGCACTGACGGGTCATGTGGCCCACCAGGGAATCCTTCAGCATCATCAGCATCTGACCCCTCAGCACCATCAGCACCTTGTATGTCCGCACGCATCTCAGGTGTCTCCTCAGCCAGATCAGGGACATCCTTAGTCATGTCAGCAACGTCCTCAGCCAAATCACGTGCATCCACAGTCATCTGATGAACCCGTTGCCTACAggctgaggcagtaggcctacgcctctcgggaacatcAGTTGCATCATGGTCATCATGTCTATCTTTGCCTACAAGTCTACCtatggcacgacctaaacctcgtgttctagccatgatctgcaaatcatgtcgaacacgtatttttttcggtcaaaatatacacaactttctttataaaaataaaacaagtttatttataaacaaacaagactaatttaaatcaaattatttgaaaacatacacaacatgatttaaaaaaaaataaacaacttcatttatataaaaaaaaaaacacaactaatgtaaaaaaaattaattagtaaacatccacaacttaatttaaaaaaaataaaaaaattcatttataaaaaaaaacacaactaaattatttagtaaacatccacaacttaatttaaaaaaaaataaacaacttcatttataaaaaaaaaactaatataaaaaaaattaattactaaacatccacaacttaatttaaaaaaaaaaacttcatttataaaaaaccacaactaatgtaaaaataattaattattaaacatccacaacttaatttaaaaaaataaacaacttcatttataaaaaaaaaacacttcatttataataaaataaaaaactttatttataataaaataaaaaactttatttatagacaaaaaaaaacacaactaatttcaaaatatataattagtaaacatacacaactaaaattatatataaaaataaaacaaaaatgggaaaaaaaatttcaaaacatacacaacttaatttatatcatatataaaaaataattagtatttaaaaaaattccaaatcacacacaactttatttataaaaacaaactactTTATTcgtgtaaaaaaatacataactaatttaaaattaaataattagtaaaatactcaactaaaatgatataaaaaataaacaaaaacaattagCAAAAAtaaccaacttaatttatacaaataaccaactttatttataaataaaatacactattttttaaagaaaaacaatattttaaaaaaaaactaactaccGGAAGAAGtagttcttccggaaactttccggaagaaggggTTCTTCCGTAAAGTgcttccggaagaacccttctTCCGAAAATCTTCCAGAAcacgttcttccggaagttccggaagaacccGAAACAGATCTTCCAGAAGGCGCCACCGTAACCACCCTTTCCCCATTTTTTCCagcgtcttctaccctaaggttccacTAACCTACCCTAAATGCTACAACTATAGTGCATAACAAAACCAAAGGAAGGTTACGGGCACCTACCTCGAAGGCAAATGGGTCCAAGGGAAAAACAAGCAGCGAGCTCGCAGAGAAGAAGACACGGGACAGGAGGCTCGTCgcggaagagagaagagaagaagttAGAATGCTTTCgcggaagagagaagagaagaagttAGAATGCTTCcgaaagagtgaaaaaaaaagctttttaagtttttaaatgaAGGGCAAAATGGCCCATTCAataaattgttgggtgcaccagcaatattgtTGGGTGCACTTAACATATCCCAACTTTCTTCTGTTAACTTCCGTTAGTCTCCTTTTCCAAGCATTTGTTATCTCTGGTGGTGTAGTGTGTTGTTTATGAATATACGGTGAAGTTCGGTGGTTTTTCGTCACCGAAAAAGAAGAGGTgcgtaattttttttcaaaacatacgGATTGGCAATTCGTGTGATTATATATATCCGTATGACACATACAGATTGTTGAtccatatgaattttttttaattcgaaatatatttttctaatttatttttttaatttgttttgtagtgtaatttttgttataatattgatttggtgatattattttatagtggtataaaaaaaataaaaaatttaatttagtaattaggtcggtaaaaaaaattattagatgtataaacttttaaaaattactaaaactaacattagattgctaaaaaattaatttattaattagattGCGGATTGCcaagttttcaaattttttaaaaattataatttatttagaatttttctaaaaattgtaatttatttagaaatttttttatacatttaaatatttacaaattttgataattaaacaaatttgatatttaactgAATGTTGtgtttagatgtttattacaataattaatagttaaacaaatttggtatttaattgaatgatgtatttggaTGTTTACTGCAACAATTCATATGATATTTATtagttatttgtttaattataatattatttttttatttgttatagttgaatatattaatgaagatatgtaatgaaaatatattttgtggCTATATGATGtacaacacattttttttaaaaattttatatagaGTTATATTTGTGACTTTAACAAATGAGGtgattatatcatttttttaagtcattttttGTTTATCATTGAATTTGTTATCTGTTtaattaagatggacgaagaacAGTGGAGGTATGATACTATCATGTCTGAAAAAGTTGATATAAATGTTGAAAATGAGGAAGATGTTGGCGTGAAAGTAGAACACGTTGATTGCTCTGATGCCTTTAATACTTCTCAAGTATTTGTCTAATTTGTTGTTagtacaataattatattacataaatGTTCATTGATATCGGACCTTATTTGAATTGTGTTATAGTTGTTTGCTACCGTGATGAAGTTTTACATTGGACTCGATCAGTGGCTTATGAAATTGGATTTGTTATCTTGATAATGAGGTCAGACACAAATACTGGTGTGTTAAAGGAAGAGCCTCATTTTTGTTAATAgcttgtgaaaggagtggtgagTATAGGCCTAAGAAGAAGGATTTGGTTCGAATATGTACTAGCAGTAGAAAATGTGAATGTCCGTTTAAGTTGCATGCGAAACCAGTTTTGGGAGGAGAAAGAAGGATGGTGCAATTAATTGTGGGACTCACAATCATGGAATGGCAAAGTCATTTGTTGGGCATCCATATGTGGGTCAACTAACTAAAGATGAGAAGATTGTTGTTGCTAATATGCTGAAGTCcatggtgaaaccaagaaatattcttttgatgttgaaggagtacaatgccaacagttatacaacaatcaaacaaatttacaatgccaGAAATGTTTATCGTTCTTCCATAAAAGGGAATAACACCAAAATGCTACAGCTCATGATGTTGCTTGACCGAGATCAATATATTCACTGGCATAGGATGAAGGATGAAAATGTTGTACATGACTTGTtttggagtcatcctgatgcagtcaaattaatcaattcttgtaatttggttttttttattgacagtACCGACAAAACTAATAGGTACAAACTGTCATTGCTTGATATTGTTGGTGTTACACCAACAGGAATGACATTCTCTATTGTTTTTGCTTACTTGGAAGGAGAACGTCTTAACAATGTTTTTTGGGCTCTACAGCGGTTTTGGGGTCTTTTCATGAAAGTTGGTGCACTCCCTGGGGTTATTGTTACCGACAGAGATAtctttgatgaatgcagtgaaaattgTATTTTCGGATGGTACAAAATTGTTGTGTCGGTTTCAcattgataagaatgtgaaggaaAAGTGCAAAACCTTGGTTGGTCAAAAAAATGCATGGCATTATGTGATGGAGGCTTGGGGAAGTTTGGTTGACTATCCATGTGAGAGTGAGTAccttaaaaactttgaaatggcTTGCTCTCTGTGGTTGATGTTTGTCGACTATGTGTGCCAAACATGGGTGATTCCacacaaagaaaaatttgttaaagcATGGACTAACAAAGTGATGCATCTAGGAAACACAACTACTAACATGTATgaatattgttttttgtttgtgttgatttgtttaagtgttgagttaattaaaaatgttgcGGTTGTTTATACGTTGTTGTATAATTCATTTGTAGGGTTGAGATTGCTCATTGGTCATTAAAGAGACTTATACAAAATAGCCTTGGTGACATATTCAATGTTTGGGAagcaatgaacaacatgatgacacttcaacacacccaaattaaagcatcttttgagacaagtacGCACGTGGTTGGGCATGTGTTTAAAGTTACCTTGTACAAAAAATTACTTGGCATGGTATCAAGGTACACTTTAAATGAAATTGTTGTTGAGTATGAGCGTGTACCTTATGCAGGCAAAAACCCTACACGTTGTGGATGTGTCATGAGGACTACCCATGGTCTTCCATGTCCATATGGGTTGTCTAAATATGTTATTGGCTCCATACCACTATAGACAATCCACATTTTTTGGCGTAGACTCAATTTTTTAGATCAAAGGTTATGTGAGGCTGAAGTGACCATAACTGAGGAGATGGAAACCATATCGAAACGATTTAAGCAGCTTGATGTTTGTGACAAAGTACATTTGAAGACAAAGCTTCGGGAAATTGCTTATCCTGATTTGAACTCTATGTGTCCTCCTCTAGAAAAGGTGAAGATCAAAGGTGCTCCAAAAAAACCGCTGACCAAACAAGAAAAGTCAATAAAACATGATCCATTttattgggagtatgttgatgtgtTACACTCTatgcaaaatagtaattcttcagTGAAACGTAGTGCATCATCATCTGAGCAACCAATAAAGAGATGGAGTACTCCAATGTAGGATCAATTTCATCCGTGCATCCAGGATTCTATTGAAAACATTATTGATGTCAAAGCTGATGGTAGCTGTGGTTATCATGCAATAGTTGTCTTATTGGGTATGGGTGAAGAATCGTGGTCATTGGTGCACAACCATATGCATAAAGAACTCACAAGCTGGTCGGAAGAGTATATCAACCTACTTGGTGGCATAgagagatttgaggaattaaagtgttccttacttgttgatggattatctATGGTGCGTAAGTTTATTGTTATGTgactttttcttaaaataacatttaagtaACCGCTAATTTTTGTCTGTTACATGTAGGTTACCATAGACAAGTAGATGAATATTACAAATATGGGATATGTCATTGTTTCACGATACAATGTGATCGTTGTTTCTCTTTCacgacaacaaagcatgacattttttcctcttagaagtcaaccaccacaaGATTCTTTTGTGCATCGCACAATATGCGTTGGTTAGGTGTATAGGAATCATTTTGTTCATGTAATTGCATAATTATTATGTTAGTATAAATGCTGACAATGTTGTTGGTTATCTTACATTGAATCTGTTTGTCGTTATGTAACAGGTTTTTTTACGAGACCATTGTCCTTTACCACCATTGGTGTTGTTGTGGAATACACATTATCATTATCAAGCAAAGCAGTGGCCTACCCCATACATAGGTAGAATGCAGTGTTACACAAATTTGTCCAGACTGAAAACCaaatttgttgatttaggtgaagaatgaacataaaatatgttatttccaCTGACGTgtatgtaaataattattttgttgacaTTTTGTTACGTTGTGCATGTTATTTCCACTACTTGTGTTGCTTTGTTAAGATAACTTACGCAATGCTTTGTTATTTCCACTAATTTTGTTGACATTTTGTTGACGTTTCTATAAATAAgtactttgaaaataataaacatacggTTTCA of Glycine soja cultivar W05 chromosome 1, ASM419377v2, whole genome shotgun sequence contains these proteins:
- the LOC114366816 gene encoding uncharacterized protein LOC114366816; the protein is MDEEQWRYDTIMSEKVDINVENEEDVGVKVEHVDCSDAFNTSQLFATVMKFYIGLDQWLMKLDFTDKTNRYKLSLLDIVGVTPTGMTFSIVFAYLEGERLNNVFWALQRFWGLFMKVGALPGVIVTDRDIFDECSENYQRLCEAEVTITEEMETISKRFKQLDVCDKVHLKTKLREIAYPDLNSMCPPLEKDSIENIIDVKADGSCGYHAIVVLLGMGEESWSLVHNHMHKELTSWSEEYINLLGGIERFEELKCSLLVDGLSMVTIDK